The Deltaproteobacteria bacterium DNA segment GGGTACGGCCGTAATCAAACAATGAGGTCGTTATGAGTAAACTCAGTCACATTGATGCACACGGCCGCGCGCAGATGGTCGAGGTTGCCGACAAACCCATCACCTCACGCGAAGCGGTTGCCACTGGCATCGTACAGATGCAACCCGAAGTGCTGCGCATGATTGTCACCGGACAGATACCCAAAGGGGATGTCCTCGCCGTTGCACGAGTAGCGGGGATCATGGCAGCAAAGAAAACGCCGGAATTGATCCCCCTCTGTCACCCCCTGGCTATTACGTCGGTCACTATCGACTTTACGCCAGATGACCAACGGGGGACGATTGCGATCGAAGCCCATGTCAAAGTCGAAGGGAAAACGGGTGTGGAAATGGAGGCGCTCACCGCCGTTTCCGTTGCTGCACTCACAGTGTATGACATGTGCAAAGCGGCGGATAAAAGCATGGTCATATCGGACGTCTGTCTGCAGAAAAAGACCGGCGGAAAAAGTGGCACCTATCAAAGACCCGCATGATTACCGTACGCTTGAAACGTGGCCGTGAAGGTCCGAT contains these protein-coding regions:
- the moaC gene encoding cyclic pyranopterin monophosphate synthase MoaC; the protein is MSKLSHIDAHGRAQMVEVADKPITSREAVATGIVQMQPEVLRMIVTGQIPKGDVLAVARVAGIMAAKKTPELIPLCHPLAITSVTIDFTPDDQRGTIAIEAHVKVEGKTGVEMEALTAVSVAALTVYDMCKAADKSMVISDVCLQKKTGGKSGTYQRPA